A stretch of Portunus trituberculatus isolate SZX2019 chromosome 48, ASM1759143v1, whole genome shotgun sequence DNA encodes these proteins:
- the LOC123498702 gene encoding 1-acyl-sn-glycerol-3-phosphate acyltransferase alpha-like, with protein MLASEYTNVLVAAVMVTSFLYEFSHRFRLYLKFMLYYTMVMVTSVLCIPFIIWRPGDVRNTLIATFPLRALNLLLGLEWEVHGQEHITVDRPAIVVANHQSSVDFLGMVYMWPMFYKITAIAKKELFYAMPFGLTAWLCGTRFIDRRNPDKAKASMNAALEYVKENSVKLWVFPEGTRSMGDEMLPFKKGAFHLAIEGQLPILPIVYSSYRGFLNHPCKIFNPGHIIVTCLPPISTKGLTKEDMPRLMDDVRAQMMEVYRKTSAQVHHPRPLSEEVKKQR; from the exons ATGCTGGCGTCTGAGTACACTAACGTGCTGGTGGCCGCCGTCATGGTCACCTCCTTCCTGTACGAGTTCAGTCACCGGTTTCGTCTGTACCTGAAATTCATGTTATACTAcacaatggtgatggtgacctCGGTTTTGTGTATTCCCTTCATCATCTGGCGGCCGGGCGACGTGAGGAACACCCT AATTGCAACATTTCCTCTGCGAGCCTTAAACCTCCTCCTTGGTCTGGAGTGGGAGGTGCACGGCCAAGAACACATTACAGTAGATCGtcctgctattgttgttgcaaACCACCAGAGCTCCGTTGACTTCTTAG GAATGGTGTACATGTGGCCTATGTTTTACAAGATTACTGCCATTGCCAAGAAGGAGCTGTTTTATGCCATGCCTTTTGGCTTGACGGCCTGGTTGTGTGGCACTAGGTTCATTGACCGTAGAAACCCAGACAAGGCCAAGGCATCCATGAATGCAGCATTAGAATATGTGAAGGAAAATAGT GTGAAACTCTGGGTTTTCCCAGAAGGAACACGGAGTATGGGGGATGAAATGTTGCCATTCAAGAAAGGTGCCTTTCATTTGGCAATTGAAGGACAATTGCCAATCCTGCCAATTGTGTACTCTTCATATAGAGGGTTCCTTAATCATCCTTGCAAGATATTTAATCCAG gTCACATAATTGTTACTTGCTTGCCACCAATTTCTACAAAGGGCTTAACCAAAGAAGATATGCCAAGACTAATGGATGATGTCAGAGCTCAAATGATGGAGGTTTATAGAAAAACTTCTGCACAA GTGCACCATCCTAGGCCTTTGTCAGAGGAGGTTAAGAAACAGAGGTAA